The region ATTTTATCTTGGGCGATTAAACGTACTACATAGGCCAGCTTAAACAGCGCGGCACTGATCACCAAAGTGATGTGCATAAATACCGTCATGCCTAACGATACTTTCTCTTCTTGAAGGTAAGCAATGCTTAAGGCGCCACAGGCCACCACTAAAAATACCACCATAGCAATGTTCGCATAACGAAGTAGTTGGGTATGACTCATAATGTGCACTCCAGATGCTTGTTATGAGTTATCCTATGCCTACCTGACTAGTGAGTCAATAATAAATACTATAGCAAAATAGTTTTTTGCTTTGATCTAAATCAAAACATGCGTCGGTGCGTTTTGGACTTTGCGTATGGGCTTATGGCTGACTGCTTCCCGCTTAAGACTGTGTCTATCCAAACACCGCCAACTGCTCGCGATAAGGTGTTAAATCGCCAATGTGCTTGGCCACCCACTCTGGATTGTAATAGGTGTCCAGATAACGCTCGCCGCCGTCGCACATTAAGGTCACCAGAGAGCCGCGCTCGCCTTTTTCCTGCATGCGTTTGGCCAGCTGTAATACGCCCCACAGGTTGGTGCCCGTTGAGCCACCGGCCTTACGGCCCAGAATGTGCTCCAGCCAGTGAATGGTGGCAATGCTGGCGGCGTCCGGCACCTTGATCATCTCGTCGATCACCTCGGGCAGAAACGACGCTTCTACTCTTGGCCGGCCTATGCCTTCTATGCGACCTCCGGCCTGGCTCACCAGGCTGGCATCGCCGGTTTGATAACTGTCGTAAAACACCGAGTGCTCGGGATCCACCACCACTAATTTGGTATCTAACCCCAAATAACGGGTGTAACGGCCCAGCGTGGCCGAGGTGCCGCCGGTGCCGGCGCTCATCACAATAGCGTGGGGAATAGGGTGCGGCTCTTGGGCCAGTTGGTGAAAGATACTCTCGGCAATATTGTTGTTGCCCCGCCAGTCGGTGGCGCGCTCAGCAAAGGTAAACTGATCCATATAATGGCCATTATATTCCAGCGCTAACCGCTCAGCCTCGGCGTAAACTTGCGATCCGTGATCCACAAAATGACAATGGCCGCCGAGGCGCTTTACTTGCTCGACCTTCTTACAAGTGGTGTGACGCGGCATAACAGCGGTAAAGGGCAAGTCCAACAGTTTGGCAAAATAGGCTTCCGACACCGCAGTGCTGCCCGATGATGCTTCTACCACATGGGTGCCTTGTTGGACTTTTCCGCTGCAAATGGCGTGTAAAAATAAAGAGCGCGCCAATCTATGCTTGAGGCTGCCGGTGGGATGAGTACTTTCGTCCTTTAAATAAATATCTATGCCATGCAGGCTGGGAATATCGAGCCGATACAGATGGGTATCTGAGGTGCGCAGCTGATCGCTGGATAAGATTTTAAGGGCGGTGCGAGTCCAATTGTTCATGGCAAGAGTCCGAGGCTAGTGATGGGAAAGCATTAGCAAAATTATATCCTTAATATCGGCGTTATTTTTTACTATTTTTCCGTGAGCAGGGCTACGAGTAGTAAATTACGCTCTTTATGAGGCATTTAAGTCGTCCGTTATATCAGCTGTAGAACCGCGGCCGTCAGTGAAAGATCAAAATCTTCTTTGCCACGGAATCCACAAAATCCACGGAACAATAGAGATAAGATCGAAAAGTGCCAAATTATTCAGGGGTAAGATCTTAACCCTATACACTCGCTGTCGCGCTAAGCATTTGCTCGCACCATAAAAAAAGCACCCCGTCGCGAGACGGGGTGCTTTTTGCTTTCAGCTTAGATTTATCGCAGCAGCGAACGCTTAAAGCGCGGCTTTAACGACGGGCTTAGGATAAACAGTGCGACCTTGTTTAATGGTTTCTAGCACTTTTATATTTCGGATCTCGGCCACCGACACTTTAAGGGGGTTTTTATCCAAAATAACTAAGTCTGCCAGCAAGCCGGCTTTGAGTTTGCCTTTGCGTTCTTCTTCAAAAATTTGGTAGGCAGGGCCCGTGGTTAGGGCTTGCAAGGCGGTATAGGCATCTGCGCGTTCAGTGTCACCTAACACCACGCCGTCGCGGGTTTCTCGCGCCATGGCGGACCACAACACAAACAGCGGATCGAGCGGTGTCACGTTAAAGTCGGTGTGGTTTGAGGTCACTAACCCTTTGGCCTTAGCGGACATCAAGGGGCTGATAAAACTGGCTTTTTCTAAGCCGACGTTAGCAATGTGCACATCACCCCAAAAATAGGCGTGGTTGGTAAAATACGAAGGCGCTATGCCTAAGCGCACATAATCTTCTAGCTGCTCAGGGCGCTGAAACTGGGAATGTATCACTACCGTTCGTGCGTCGTCTTGAGCAGTAATGCCGGCGGCATCCACGGCCTTAATGGCTTCATCGATAGTGGCATCGCCATTGGCGTGAATAAAGACTTGTACTTTATTGTCTACCGCCGTTTTTACTGTGTCGGCAAAGCTTTGATAAGGCAGGGTGGTTTGGCCGCGCCAATCTGGCTCGCCGTTAGGGCCACCGGTGAGATAGGGCACACTCATATAAGCAGTTTTGCCTTGGGGTGAGCCGTCTTGGGTAATTTTAATGCCTTGTAACTTAACGCCATTTTGATAACTGCCGAGTTTGTACTTAGGGTTATTTAGCCAAGTATCCAGCTCGGTAAAACTGAGCAAAGAGGCGATATCCAGATACACCCGTTCTTGTGCCGCCGCCGTCATTAAAAAGTCCGCATCTGCCAGATGACTAAAGCCTTCTTGGGCATGGGTATACCCTTGGCTGGCATACATTTGCTGAGCCGAGTCCATAAGGGCCAATTGCTCCGTTTCACTGGCTTTGGGCAAATTGCTAAACACTGGCAGATAGGCGGTTTCCATTAACAAACCCGCCGGCTCATTGCTGTCTGGCAGGCGGGCAATAATGCCGCCATCGGGCGTGGGGGTGTCGGCGTCAATCTTGGCCCAGGCTAAGGCTTGCGAGTTCAGTACGGCGCCATGGCCAGACACATGAATCAACAGCACTTTATGGTTGGGGAAGCGTGCGTCTAAGTCTAACTTAGTGAGGTGGCGCTGTTCGGCTAACCCCATATGATCGTAACCCCAGCCGATCAGCCACTCTCCTTCTGGAATTTGCCTCTGTTCTTGAAACGCCACCAGCTCATCGAGCAAGCTATTTAAGTCGCTGACCTTGCCTACCGGCGGGTTCGCCACATTCACTTGGTTAACCATGTTCAGCGCAAACATAAAATGGCCATGGGCATCGATAAAACCGGGTAATAGTGTGCTACCTGATAAGTCGATCACTTGAGTGTCTGGGCCTTGTAGTGCTTCAAGCGCTAGGCGCGAGCCCGTTTGTTGTATGTTACCGGCGCGCACTGCGAGGGCTTCTACGTAGTTTGCTTGCTCGCCGTCCATGGTGAGAATGTCACCATTGGTATATAAGGTGTCCGCATAGGGCTGGGTGCTATTAGTGTCAGCGGGGGAGATGGAGTCTGCAAGGCTAAAGGCGTCAAGGTTGGGCGGCGTTGCCGCTACCGGCACGCCCGCCAATGCAGAGCTTGCAGCACTGAGTAACAAGCCACTGCATAGCATATTCAGCGAGAGGCTCAACAAGTTTCGAGGGTGAGATTTAGGTGAAATAGCCGCAGCAGAAATCAGCGTCATATCAGATCCTTTGATATTAGAGAGAAAATTAACGTCATGTGAGCGATCGCAGACACAGGGGCCAGCGGTGCAAAAATGAATTGATTAAGCTAATGCGCTTTATAGGGCGGTGCAAGTATTACCTGCGCACTTAATGGCTACTTAATGCCAAAATCCGTGAAATACCCTTAAGCTCGGCGTTAACGGCTCAAACTGCGAGTTTAAGACTTGGTTTTTAAGTACTCGCCTGGCGGGCTGCCGAGCAAGGCTTTAAAGGCGGCAATAAAGGCCGATAAGCTGTCGTAGCCACAAGCCAATGCGACATCGGTAATGCGCTCACCGGACTCTAATAAAGGCAAAGCCGCTAACAGCCGGCTGCGCTGGCGCCATTGACGAAAGCTCATGCCAGTATCGCGCTTAAAGGTTCGGCTGAGCGTTTTATCGCTCACGCCCAATTGCGCGCTAAAATGCGCCAAAGGCTGCCGACAATCAGCATGATCCGCTAAATAACGGCATAGCTCGATCAAGCGGTGGTCCTGTGGCCACGGTAGCATTAAATCACTGGGCTGAGCCTGAGCTAACCGATCCAGCAACACCGCCACCAAGCGACCCTCGGCGCCGTGCTCGTCGTACTCCACGGGTAACAGGCTAAACGCCACAATCAATTCTTTTAACAGCGGATCAATTTCCAGCACTTGGCAGTGCTGCTGGCCTAAACTGTCGGCGGCAACATACAGGCTGCGGATAACTGTATGTGGTGGGCAATGCACGCCATGCTCAATCCCGGGCGGTATCATAATGGCCCGCGTAGGCGGCGCTACAAACTGACCGGCGGGCGTGTTCACCGTTATCACGCCCCGTAAGGCATAGGACAATTGCGCCCACGGGTGGCGATGGGGCGTGGCAATGGCATGGTTTGGCAAAGACACCACGTGGCCCAGAACCGGACGGGGCAGGGTAGTTAAGGCGTCAAGTTGACTAAGTAACTGTTGTTGCTGAGGTGCGAGGTGTGTGTTCATGGCCAGATAATGCAGAATACGCCACCGATTAACAATAGCGCCAGCTCAACAGGTGGCCGTGGATAGTATTTTTAGTCTGTTACCAAACCAGATCCTGACGTGCGTCAGGAAGACTGCATAAACCCATACCTGATTACGTATGAACCTCAGCCATAATGCACCCTGTTTCGGTTTGTTCTTTGTAGCTGCCCAATTTATTCGGCAGGCCAGCTCTGCTGGCTGTTACTGAGGTTTAGATTTAAACCAAAACACCAAACCGGGCCGAATAAATTGGCCCCTACAAGGTCAAAATACCAAACTGAGCCTCATATTCTTTACCTAAGAGGCGGAACCTCCCTGTAACCTATTGAATTCATTGGTGCTGAGTTCACTGAAACATGGCTGAGCTTTGTGGGTAATCAGGAACCCATAAGACGCACTTCCGTCATACTGGGCTTGCCCCAGTATCTGCTCTAGTTACTAAAACCCGATCCTAACGTTCCTCAGGAACACAGCCGATCTTTAAGCCACACACTAAGCGTTTCGCTATGATTGTCTCTTCAGCGACACTAGTGCTCCTAATGGCGATAAACCGCGAGGTGGTTTTAGGGTAGAGTGCGGCATCTGTTGAGAGGAGAACCCCATGTTTGGCTACTTACGCCTGCTGTTTGATAATTTTACGCTGATCTTGTTAGCCGTAGTGGCCACCGCCACTTTGTTGCCTGCCCAAGGTCAAGGTGCGGTATTTTTTGATGGCCTAACTGTGGCGGCCATTGCGTTATTGTTTTTTATGCACGGGGCTAAGTTATCTCGCCAAGCCATTATTGCGGGCATAACGCACTGGCGACTGCACACCTTGGTTTTTGCCTGTACCTTTTTGATGTTTCCAATTATTGGCTTGCTGGCGAAACCTATGCTGCTTCCCTTAGTGGGCGACAAGCTTTATATGGGCATACTGTTTTTATGCGTCTTGCCCGGTACCGTGCAATCGGCCATTGCGTTTACTTCGCTGGCCGGGGGCAATGTGCCCGCCGCCGTGTGCAGTGCCTCTGCCTCTAGTATTATTGGCATTCTACTAACCCCGCTGTTGGTGGCGCTATTAATGCAAGTTGATGCCTCAGAGGGGGCGTCTCCCTTGCGTTCTATTGGCTCCATTAGTATGCAGTTGTTGCTGCCCTTTGTGCTCGGCCATGCCATGCGGCCCATTATTGGTGACTGGGTAGATAAACATAAAAAGAATCTGAGCCGCCTCGACCAAACCTCCATCTTGCTGGTGGTATACACGGCACTCAGCGCTTCTGTGGTGGAGGGGTTATGGAATACGGTCTTGCCCAAGACCTTGCTGGTGCTCACGCTGGTGTGCTGTGTGTTGTTAGCCGTGGTATTGTTTTTAACGGCTTGGCTGGGGGAGCGCTGTGGCTTTAGCAGAGAAGACCGGATCACTATCGTGTTTTGTGGCTCTAAAAAAAGCATGGCCACCGGTGTGCCCATGGCGCAGGTGTTGTTCGCTGGGCCTTTGCTGGGGCCGGCGTTATTACCCTTGATCATCTTTCATCAAATTCAACTGATGGTGTGCGCGGTAATGGCTCAACATTATGCCCGCCAGAGAGAAGCGCTTAGAACAACTGGCTAACACCGACCAACAGCAGCGGTAAGGCGAAGAATACACCGCCGATATAGGCGGCCACATAGGCCTTATTACGCTGGGCCAGGGTGGCCAGGGTTTCGGCCATGCGCACCGGCATCTGGCGCAGGAAGGGCAGCACATAGATAATCGCAATCGCCAGCAGGTTGAACAGCAGGTGTACTAAGGCAATTTGCAGCGCCACCATGGCCGAGGCGCCGCTGATGGCGGTGGCCGCCAGCAAGGCGGTGATGGTGGTGCCGATATTGCTGCCCAGCAGGAAGGGATAGACCTGCTTCAGAGAAAATACTCCGGTGCCAGCCAGAGGCACGATCAGCGAGCTGGTGGTGGAAGATGACTGCACCAGCACGGTGACCAGAGTGCCGGAGGCCATGCCCGAGATGGGGCCGCGACCCACGGCGGTGTGCAGTATGTTCATGGCACGGCCTACCATCAGGGTGCGCAGCACTTTGCCAATCTGGGTGACCACCATCAGGATCAGGCCGATGCCAATCAGGATCAGCGCCACACCGGACCAGATACCGGGCAGCCAAGCCACGCTGGCCTTCAACAGGTCGGAGGCAGGGGACAGCAGCACCTTCATGAAGTTCATGCCGCTCATGCTGACGCTGGCGTCGCTGACCAGCAGGCCGGCAAGATATTCGGAAGCCGTGGCCAGGGGGCGGAACAGCAGCTCCAGCGGTAGCAGTAGGGCCACGGCGAGGATATTGAAGCTGTCGTGTATGGTGGCGGCGGAAAAGGCCCGTTTGAACTCCTCGCCATCGCGAATATGGCCCAGACTGACCAGGGTACTGGTGAGCGAGGTGCCGATGTTGGCCCCCATGACCATGGGAATGGCGATGGCAATCGGCAGGCCGCCGGCGACCATGCCCACAATAATGGAAGTGACTGTGCTGGAACTTTGAATGAGCGCGGTGGCTACTACCCCGATGATCAGCGCAATAACCGGGTTGGAGGCGAAGGCAAACAGCTCTTGTGCATTGCTACCGGCGGCGGCCTTGAAGCCGGAACCGATAGCGCCCACGGCGGCCAGCAGCACATAAATCAGCAAGGAAACCAGCAGCCAGGATAACCAGTTGGACTGGACGTTATTATCGATTACGGGTTTTGGGATGGCGGTGGACTCAAGGCTCATCATGTTTCCTCATTTCAATGTTGGCGCCACTATGCCGACTCTTTGTGACGGTTTTATTACATTGCGACAGTTTCATTACAGCTGCGCCTCGTTTGGATCTTTTTAGGTCAAAATAGAGATACATTCGAGTCATAAACCCGCTGCTGACGGTTTTGTTAACCTTTTATACAACAACACCAACTGACCATGTCAGCGATCTATGCAGTTGCTCTATAAAGGCAGAACTAAGGTTCGACTCCACTGCCGCGCTGCAAGCAATTCCATCGGGCGAGCCTACCTTGGCGTCACCCATGGCTTAGGTCTTATCTAACACCCAGTAAATATTCGCCGCCAGTTGAACCGTGAGTGTCATTAATCCGCACCAGTTTGGTGGAGCTGGCTGTTGGTTCGACTTTTACATCGTATGACCACAGATCTGAGGTTATGAATTTGATATTAATATATCCGTAATTAATTTATGGTTATTTAGAAAAGATTATAGAGTGATACGATTTTCTTATCTGTTTTGCTTGTTGTGATATAACGCCACTGTACACCCAGAATATAGGTATGGTTATTAGGCTTAGTTATACTTTAAGGAATAAATATTGTTAACAGCAGACAAGTCCTGACGCTAAACTTTGATCTTAATGACGTGGTAATGCTTATTTAATAACGGCCAATGCCGCTTGTGTCAATTTGTTGACTCTTCGCTTTAAATATAAGTAATTGATCTTTATAGACTGTTTCGTTGGGTTTGTTGTTTTATGTACGCGAGGTGTTTGTTGGTGGAATTTTATTCTAGCGACGAAAGATAAAATATATTAATTTTACTACTTGAAGTGACTATCAAGCTAGGCTAGATATTAAAGGGCACGAAACGAGAGGCTCTTAATGTTCGTTTCAATTGCACTTTATAAAACAGTGTTCATATCGCAACTAGAGGAAAAGAACGATGAAAAACATAAAATTTTCACCTTCAATGATAGCTGTTGTGTTGAGCTCCGTTTTAGCAGGCGGCAGCGCCTTTGCAGCAGACGCCACTGACGATCATACCAGCATGATGTCGGCCAAAGCTGAAAACGCAGCAGAGCGTACCGGCGATAAACTCGATAGTGCAGCTGATCGTACCGGTGCCGCTCTGGAGCGTGCCGCTGACAGCGCCGAAAGTAATGTTAACGATGGTGTGATCACTACCAAAGTAAAAGCCGAGCTATTACAAAATGACACCATTAAGAGTGGTGACATTTCAGTAGAAACCGAAAACGGCGTAGTGACCTTATCTGGTTTTGTCGCCAGCCAAGAGCAAATTAAACAGGCAGTAGCGGTGACCGGTAAGGTAGAAGGCGTAGTATCGGTGAACGACAAGCTAAATGTAACAGACAATGCCGACCAGTCACTGAAAGAGTATGCAGATGACACCATGGTAACCAGCGCCGTTAAGGCCAAGTTTTTAGCCGATGATGTGGTGCCCGGTCTTTCGGTATCGGTAGAAACTCAAGACGGTGTAGTGCAGTTAACCGGTGATGTAGAAAGCCAAGCGCAAGCCACCCAAGCTGAAAATGTAGCTAAAGGTGTAGATGGGGTGGTGAGCGTTAAAAATGACCTCACCATTAAGCAAAAATAACGCGGCATCTAGCGCTCCATGCTGACCTTACTTGGTCAACTAACACTACATGCTTAACACAGCTCCCAAGTAAAATTGGGAGCTCAACAAATAAGTAGGATAAGTTATCGTCTGCTACATTTATAACTGAATAGACGACAGGCACTTCCACTCGAGTAAGGAGCAGTTTATGTTTCGTTGGGGAATTATATTTCTAGTGATAGCCCTCATCGCCGGTGCGTTAGGCTTTGGTGGCATGGCAGGTACGGCTGCATGGGCAGCAAAACTGGTCTTCGTAGTGGGTATTATCATCTTCATTGTGAGTTTGATAATGGGCCGTCGTGGCGCCCCCTGACCAATAAGAGGCGCACTTTAGTCTATGCCGCTGGGCTGTTAAACTAAGCCTTAATACCACGTCTTAATACAGCAAAAGCGGCATTAACTTAAGTGACGGTAGATGTGACTAGAAATGTGACAAAAGATAAACACACCGATAATAGCGAGACTCAGTCTCGCTATTATCGTAATGGGCCCAGCCACAGTCACGGCGAGCTCATTGATTTTGTGCAAGTACGTCGCCAGTTTGATTTTCGCAGCATTGAAATTGGCCGCTGGGTAACCCGTCCCGAGCGTGAACGCGCCGCGGGGTTATTTTATGATGCCCTGTGCGATTTGATGTTGATCTTACAAGGCCCAGAAGCCCTTATTTCATTACGCGGTAATCTTTCATTACAATATGGCATTGGCGGCCGCCCTGGTGTATCTGCCCATTACAATCCTGCCACCCGCACCTTTTCTCTCGCTAAAAATGCCGGCCCTGGCAGTATTGCCCATGAATGGTTCCATGCCTTTGATCACTACATAGCTGCTAAAAGCATCGATCCCAAAAGTCTGAACACCGCCAATAATCGCACCTTTGCCTCACGCGCTTGGTTAGATAATGCCCCCACCATTAAGCACCCCATCAACAGCCTGCTATTTGATTGCTTTAAGGTTATTTTACTTGATGAAGCGGGCACAGAGCCCAGCCCAATGTTTATGGCGTCGGCCGTGGCCGATAGCCAACTTAACACCCTTTATTACAGTCAACCCGAAGAGCTGTGCGCCCGTGCATTTGAAGCCTTCGTGCAAGATGCGATAATCAAAAACGGGTTTTTAGTGAAAGGCACCAAAGCCACCAAAGAAGCCGAGTTAGGTTTATACCCCCAAGGTGAGCAACGTCTGCACATTAATGCCGCTTTCAGCCGTTATTTTCGTACCTTAGGCGCGGCACTGAGCCAGCAACCTTAATCATATTTTTGCCACACGTATAAGGAATATCATGAGCGAAACTCAAGACGACAGTCGCGAACAAATCAAAGCCGAGCGCCACCAGCAACGCCAGCAAAAAGTAAAAGAAGCGGTGGATGCCAAAGTGGCCGAGGCCCAAGAAGAGCGGGGCGTGCTTATGGTGATCACCGGCAACGGCAAAGGTAAAAGCACCGCCGGTTTTGGTACTGTAGCCCGCGCCGTGGGCCACGGTAAAAGTGCCGCCGTGGTGCAATTTATTAAAGGCGGTTGGGAATGCGGCGAGCGCAACTTGCTGCAAAAAGTCGGCGTGCCTTTTGTGGTGATGAACACCGGCTTTACGTGGGACACCCAAGACCGTGAAAAAGACATGCAAGCCTGTGAAGAAACCTGGGCGCCCGCCGAGAAGATGCTTAGCAATCCCAGTATCGATCTGGTGTTGCTGGATGAGTTAACTTACATGGTGGCTTACCATTATCTGGACTTAGAGCGGGTAATAACTGCGCTAAAAAATCGCCCCCCACACCAGCACGTGATCATCACCGGCCGCAGCTGCCATCGCTCACTGATTGAATTAGCCGACACAGTCAGTGACATTGAGGCGGTAAAACATGCCTTCGATGCCGGCGTAAAAGCCCAAGTCGGCTTTGATTATTAAGCAGGGTTTTGCTTCCTAAGTAGGCTTTGATTACTGATGCAAAACAGCCTGAGCGCAGCATGTGGGCTCAGGCTGTTTTGTTTTTAAAGACTCAACAATGGGCTGAGCATCAGACCTCCAAGTCTGTTCAAACATAGCCCCCGAGTCCATGCTCATCAGTGTTCCAATCGGCAACATAGCTTGCGGCCATTGGTTCCCAAAGCGCCTGGCCCAGATACTCAGAAACCGTCATGTTGGCCGAGAGAGAAAGCGCCAAACCTATAAACTGCGGGTGGTACTTGTTGTATTGAAATTCTCTTGACGGGGACTCAATAAGGGAACGCTCAAGCAAAATGGTCTCGAGTTTTGGATAGCTGTTAACCTTATTTGTAAATCTATAACGGTGTACCATAATAAACTATCCATCCTCTAAGCTATGAGCGCAGAAGTACTCTTTCTAAGATCAAAATTTAACATGTGTCGTTAAATAAATAACTGATTTTTAAAGTAAAAATAGTACTAGAAAAGTACGGGCACACTTAAGATGGAGTATAGCGCCTTGATTGAAAATTCAAATATTAATCCAACGCCAAAAAATCAAAACTCCTTCCTCACATTAATTGGGGTGTCGGTAATAATTGCTATTCTGTACTTTGCTAAGGTGGTGATACTGCCTGTAGCGATGGCCATTATGCTGTCGTTCTTATTAGCGCCATTAATCATTCGATTGCAACGCTATGGCATACCTAGGTTAGCCGCTATCGTTTCAACTCTAGTTATTGCATTTAGCCTAATTGCGGTTATTGCTTGGAGTATTGGTATTCAAGTAATCAACTTAGCCGAACAATTGCCCCGCTACGAAATAACCCTTCTGGATAAAATACGTCAAATTAATAGTAAAAAACAGGTAGATAGTCCGTTATCGCGTGCCGGTGAGGTCGTAGATAAGCTGCGCAAAGAGCTAAATAACGAAGACCAAAATTTGACAACGGAAACAGCAGCAAAAAACAATAGCCAAGTCACGGCTGTAGAACCCGTTGCTGTAGAGATAAAGCCGACTAAAAAGAATATATTTGAGTCATTCGCCGAGATGGCAGGTCCTTTTATTGGCCCACTTGGAACCAGTGGCTTAGTGATTATTTTCGTAATAGCCATTTTATTTCAACGCGAAGACTTGCGTGAAAGATTAATAAGAATTATTGGCGGGAGTCATCTTAATGTGGCAACCGAAGCAATAGATGACGCCGCAAAACGTATTTCGCGTTATTTAACAATGCAACTTTTAGTAAACTCTAGCTATGGTATTCCAATCAGTGTAGGGCTTTACTTCATTGGCATCCCCAACGCCATTCTCTGGGGCTTTTTAGCAATATTACTTCGATTCATACCTTATATAGGTCCTTGGATAGCGGCTGCCTTCCCTATAGCTTTAGCGTTTGCTATCGACCCTGGTTGGTCTACGTTATTTTTAACTTTGGGATTGTTTATAACTCTAGAAATTATTAGTAATAATGTAGTTGAACCATGGTTATACGGGGTAAGTACCGGCATTTCTAACTTTGCACTAATGGTGGCAGCTGTTTTTTGGACATGGCTATGGGGGCCAGTAGGTCTTTTTTTATCAACACCATTAACGGTATGTGTGGTCGTGCTTGGCAATTATGTACCCAGCTTAAGTTTTATTAGTGTGC is a window of Oceanisphaera sp. IT1-181 DNA encoding:
- a CDS encoding Na/Pi symporter, which produces MSLESTAIPKPVIDNNVQSNWLSWLLVSLLIYVLLAAVGAIGSGFKAAAGSNAQELFAFASNPVIALIIGVVATALIQSSSTVTSIIVGMVAGGLPIAIAIPMVMGANIGTSLTSTLVSLGHIRDGEEFKRAFSAATIHDSFNILAVALLLPLELLFRPLATASEYLAGLLVSDASVSMSGMNFMKVLLSPASDLLKASVAWLPGIWSGVALILIGIGLILMVVTQIGKVLRTLMVGRAMNILHTAVGRGPISGMASGTLVTVLVQSSSTTSSLIVPLAGTGVFSLKQVYPFLLGSNIGTTITALLAATAISGASAMVALQIALVHLLFNLLAIAIIYVLPFLRQMPVRMAETLATLAQRNKAYVAAYIGGVFFALPLLLVGVSQLF
- a CDS encoding PLP-dependent cysteine synthase family protein, which codes for MNNWTRTALKILSSDQLRTSDTHLYRLDIPSLHGIDIYLKDESTHPTGSLKHRLARSLFLHAICSGKVQQGTHVVEASSGSTAVSEAYFAKLLDLPFTAVMPRHTTCKKVEQVKRLGGHCHFVDHGSQVYAEAERLALEYNGHYMDQFTFAERATDWRGNNNIAESIFHQLAQEPHPIPHAIVMSAGTGGTSATLGRYTRYLGLDTKLVVVDPEHSVFYDSYQTGDASLVSQAGGRIEGIGRPRVEASFLPEVIDEMIKVPDAASIATIHWLEHILGRKAGGSTGTNLWGVLQLAKRMQEKGERGSLVTLMCDGGERYLDTYYNPEWVAKHIGDLTPYREQLAVFG
- a CDS encoding helix-turn-helix transcriptional regulator, with the translated sequence MNTHLAPQQQQLLSQLDALTTLPRPVLGHVVSLPNHAIATPHRHPWAQLSYALRGVITVNTPAGQFVAPPTRAIMIPPGIEHGVHCPPHTVIRSLYVAADSLGQQHCQVLEIDPLLKELIVAFSLLPVEYDEHGAEGRLVAVLLDRLAQAQPSDLMLPWPQDHRLIELCRYLADHADCRQPLAHFSAQLGVSDKTLSRTFKRDTGMSFRQWRQRSRLLAALPLLESGERITDVALACGYDSLSAFIAAFKALLGSPPGEYLKTKS
- the osmY gene encoding molecular chaperone OsmY; its protein translation is MKNIKFSPSMIAVVLSSVLAGGSAFAADATDDHTSMMSAKAENAAERTGDKLDSAADRTGAALERAADSAESNVNDGVITTKVKAELLQNDTIKSGDISVETENGVVTLSGFVASQEQIKQAVAVTGKVEGVVSVNDKLNVTDNADQSLKEYADDTMVTSAVKAKFLADDVVPGLSVSVETQDGVVQLTGDVESQAQATQAENVAKGVDGVVSVKNDLTIKQK
- a CDS encoding amidohydrolase; amino-acid sequence: MTLISAAAISPKSHPRNLLSLSLNMLCSGLLLSAASSALAGVPVAATPPNLDAFSLADSISPADTNSTQPYADTLYTNGDILTMDGEQANYVEALAVRAGNIQQTGSRLALEALQGPDTQVIDLSGSTLLPGFIDAHGHFMFALNMVNQVNVANPPVGKVSDLNSLLDELVAFQEQRQIPEGEWLIGWGYDHMGLAEQRHLTKLDLDARFPNHKVLLIHVSGHGAVLNSQALAWAKIDADTPTPDGGIIARLPDSNEPAGLLMETAYLPVFSNLPKASETEQLALMDSAQQMYASQGYTHAQEGFSHLADADFLMTAAAQERVYLDIASLLSFTELDTWLNNPKYKLGSYQNGVKLQGIKITQDGSPQGKTAYMSVPYLTGGPNGEPDWRGQTTLPYQSFADTVKTAVDNKVQVFIHANGDATIDEAIKAVDAAGITAQDDARTVVIHSQFQRPEQLEDYVRLGIAPSYFTNHAYFWGDVHIANVGLEKASFISPLMSAKAKGLVTSNHTDFNVTPLDPLFVLWSAMARETRDGVVLGDTERADAYTALQALTTGPAYQIFEEERKGKLKAGLLADLVILDKNPLKVSVAEIRNIKVLETIKQGRTVYPKPVVKAAL
- a CDS encoding bile acid:sodium symporter family protein: MLFDNFTLILLAVVATATLLPAQGQGAVFFDGLTVAAIALLFFMHGAKLSRQAIIAGITHWRLHTLVFACTFLMFPIIGLLAKPMLLPLVGDKLYMGILFLCVLPGTVQSAIAFTSLAGGNVPAAVCSASASSIIGILLTPLLVALLMQVDASEGASPLRSIGSISMQLLLPFVLGHAMRPIIGDWVDKHKKNLSRLDQTSILLVVYTALSASVVEGLWNTVLPKTLLVLTLVCCVLLAVVLFLTAWLGERCGFSREDRITIVFCGSKKSMATGVPMAQVLFAGPLLGPALLPLIIFHQIQLMVCAVMAQHYARQREALRTTG
- the cobO gene encoding cob(I)yrinic acid a,c-diamide adenosyltransferase; protein product: MSETQDDSREQIKAERHQQRQQKVKEAVDAKVAEAQEERGVLMVITGNGKGKSTAGFGTVARAVGHGKSAAVVQFIKGGWECGERNLLQKVGVPFVVMNTGFTWDTQDREKDMQACEETWAPAEKMLSNPSIDLVLLDELTYMVAYHYLDLERVITALKNRPPHQHVIITGRSCHRSLIELADTVSDIEAVKHAFDAGVKAQVGFDY
- a CDS encoding DUF1328 domain-containing protein — encoded protein: MFRWGIIFLVIALIAGALGFGGMAGTAAWAAKLVFVVGIIIFIVSLIMGRRGAP
- a CDS encoding CLCA_X family protein; amino-acid sequence: MTKDKHTDNSETQSRYYRNGPSHSHGELIDFVQVRRQFDFRSIEIGRWVTRPERERAAGLFYDALCDLMLILQGPEALISLRGNLSLQYGIGGRPGVSAHYNPATRTFSLAKNAGPGSIAHEWFHAFDHYIAAKSIDPKSLNTANNRTFASRAWLDNAPTIKHPINSLLFDCFKVILLDEAGTEPSPMFMASAVADSQLNTLYYSQPEELCARAFEAFVQDAIIKNGFLVKGTKATKEAELGLYPQGEQRLHINAAFSRYFRTLGAALSQQP